The Shewanella pealeana ATCC 700345 genome contains the following window.
AGTTGTACCCAACCTTGATCTTCAGGCATGCCATAACTTGCACTTAGGCTATCACCTAGGATTAATATAGGGGCAGCATTCAGCCCAAAACTGCTGAAAACCAATAATAAGAGCAAACCGCCGAGTCGGTTTTTGAAGTCGAAGAAGGATCCTATGTCTGAAAATAGTGCCATAACCGTAAGTCACCTAGTTAAATCAGTTGTTACTCAAGAGGGAGAACTGACTATCCTCAACGGCATTAATATGGATGTCAAGCATGGCGAGAGTGTGGCTATCCTTGGACCTTCCGGTTCAGGTAAATCGACCTTGCTCGGATTGCTTGCAGCACTCGACTCACCATCGAGTGGTTCAATAAAGCTCGATGGTGTCGCGTTAGAACAGTTAAACGAAGAGTCGAAGGCTGCACTGCGAAAGCAAAAAGTGAGCTTTATTTTTCAGTCTTTTATGTTGGTCGATACATTAAATGCGCTTGAGAACGTGATGCTGCCAGCCGAGCTCGCTGGTGTGGCTAAGGCGAAAGAAAAGGCCGAGGCCATGCTAGAGCGGGTGGGCTTAAGTCATCGACTGACTCATTTTCCGAATCAGTTATCTGGCGGTGAGCAGCAAAGAGTGGCGATTGCCAGAGCCTTTATTTGCGAGCCTAAGGTGCTGTTTGCCGATGAGCCGACAGGGAATCTAGACTCGGCCAATAGCGATAAGATTGCCGACATGCTGTTTGAGCTGAATCGAGAGAGTGATACGACTTTAGTACTCGTCACTCATGATATGGAGCTTGCGAGCCGCTGTCAGCGCCAATTCATCATGGATTCAGGCCGCTTGAATGAAAAACTTACTGAGCAGCCGCTTAACCTGAAAACGGCTACAGAGGTAACAGAAGAGGCTAGCGCATGGAGTTAAGTTTAGCTTGGCGATTGTTTAAGAGGGAACTATCTCAGGGGCAACTGTTGTTGATCATTCTTGCTATTACCTTGGCGGTATTATCGGTGACAGGCCTTGCGAGTGTCAGCGAGCGTTTGCAGTTAGCAATTAATGGTCAGGCGTCTAAGTTTATTGCAGCCGACCGCATTATCGATTCGCCCAATGAGATAAACCCTCAAGTGCTGCAGTTAGCAGACAAAAATGGTCTCTCTCGCGTTGGCAGCATGCAGTTCAACTCTATGGTTTATGCTGGCGATGCATTCCAATTGGTCACAGTAAGAGCGGTTGAGCAAGGATACCCACTCAAGGGGGATATTGAGCTAAGTGGCGGTAAAGCTCAGGGCTTACCTAAGGCCAATACCATTTGGTTTGAAACTCGCTTAGGCGGGCTATTAGGTTACCCCGAGCAGATTGAACTCGGTAATGCTAACTTTGCTCTATCTCAGGAGATCATTCGCCTTCCTGATGCGGGCTTTAATCCGTTTGCGTCATCTCCCGTGGTGTTGATGCGTATCGAAGATGTGGCGCAAACTCAAGTGATCCAGCCTGGAAGCCGCGTCACCTATCGATACCAGTTTACCGGTGATAGCCAGCAGCTAACGGCATTTGAGCAACAAGCAAAGCCGCTGCTGAACACTAGTCAGCGCTGGGTCGATGTGCAATCTGGGGACTCGCCAATTGCAGGGGCTGTAAAACGTGCAGAGCGATTCTTATTGTTAGCCAGTCTGTTAGGTATTGCGCTTGCCTGTGCGGCCATAGGTATTGCAGCGCAAAGATACTGTCAGCGCCATTATGACGTGGTGGCCATGCTGAAAACCTTTGGCGCTTCGGC
Protein-coding sequences here:
- a CDS encoding ABC transporter ATP-binding protein, with the translated sequence MSENSAITVSHLVKSVVTQEGELTILNGINMDVKHGESVAILGPSGSGKSTLLGLLAALDSPSSGSIKLDGVALEQLNEESKAALRKQKVSFIFQSFMLVDTLNALENVMLPAELAGVAKAKEKAEAMLERVGLSHRLTHFPNQLSGGEQQRVAIARAFICEPKVLFADEPTGNLDSANSDKIADMLFELNRESDTTLVLVTHDMELASRCQRQFIMDSGRLNEKLTEQPLNLKTATEVTEEASAWS